gaccgagatggtgctctacggtctcagcatgcttacttttgtactccaacatgtggcgataaaatatgcgtcacattcgaagcgtcatttttctaacgagcctaccttgttttctgtataccgtgaatAAACAGTAGGTAATGCAATTATTAATAAAAGCATGCCGTGAAATTGTCGGTTCTAAACATTTTGACTTTTCGATATTATGAGTTGCGCGTCTCTATATTTGCTTCTAAACCTATTACTtatttggaaaaattcaaagaattttgtaACGGCAATGCATTCATCGTCACCGTATGGGGAAGCTCCATCAAATAGTGACGATTCGGCTGAAACTCGCGCACGTCGAGCGATGCGATTCAGACGGCAAAATGCATTCGACAGTGGAAGCGTTGAAATTGAAGACGAATCTGATTTTGATCGTAGGTTAAATATTCCAAATATTCCGTACTATTTTCAATCGTGAACAATCATTATTATGATGTTTTGGTAGCTGGGACCCCTATGGCAATGGAGTATGAATCGGATAGCCACAGTGAAGAAGACACATCGGTGGCCTACAGTCGACAAAGAAACCGTCGAACAATAGGTTCACCTACTGGAAGAATACACCGCGCTAGAATGCGTCGTTCGGGAGCTGTAGTGCTACGAGGAACACGAGGTTACCAACAAGCAATCCCCAAAGAGACCTTCCGACGGTTGATGCGGGAAACAACGCAGGCCGTTGTTCCAGAATTTCGATTCCGGCGCGAAGCCACCGAGCTCGTCCATAACGCTGCGGAGTCCTTCCTCGTTGATTTGTTCGAAGACGCAAATCAATGTACATTACATGCCAGTCGGTCCACCTTGAAGCCCAATGATTTAATCTTAGTATTACGTGTCCGGAAAAATCCAAATGAAGGAGAACCAGGGTGTGGCGACATCGAAAACTAAACATTTTTGGTTTTTTAAGGATCATTTGCTAATATAAACAATTTGGATACAAAATTTTAGACAAATATTTCTTACGGGTAATTAAAAGAAGAAGACCAGAGATGTCACAGATTGTATACTTAACACCTAAgcgaacttttcgctttacgaaaccCATCATCGGAGATTGCCAGTGACACCAATACCAGCACATGACCAAGGATGACAAAATCGACGGGATTGCAGAACTTGACCCGAATTATTGATAGGTATAGTTTGGTTCCAGAGGCATGAGAGTGCAAATATTGCCGGACAGCTTCTTGAATTTTCAGCCAGGTCAACTTGTAAGCTAGCCGATTGGTGGCAAACGAGATGACGATGTGGCAGTTGCTGATTTTGTCCACCAATGGCCAAACAAGATTCTCTTCAGGTTCTAGGGTTtatttccgggagttccttAGCTGCAAATCTGCTAAATCACTTTAGGCACCAATTGAAATTTACTCATTTTTGCACCCAAGTTTTCGTgcagcagatttaattgatcacaaacCGGATATCTCTCATATCCATAATTGAG
The nucleotide sequence above comes from Armigeres subalbatus isolate Guangzhou_Male chromosome 3, GZ_Asu_2, whole genome shotgun sequence. Encoded proteins:
- the LOC134219270 gene encoding histone H3-like centromeric protein CNA1 translates to MSCASLYLLLNLLLIWKNSKNFVTAMHSSSPYGEAPSNSDDSAETRARRAMRFRRQNAFDSGSVEIEDESDFDPGTPMAMEYESDSHSEEDTSVAYSRQRNRRTIGSPTGRIHRARMRRSGAVVLRGTRGYQQAIPKETFRRLMRETTQAVVPEFRFRREATELVHNAAESFLVDLFEDANQCTLHASRSTLKPNDLILVLRVRKNPNEGEPGCGDIEN